The Triticum dicoccoides isolate Atlit2015 ecotype Zavitan chromosome 6A, WEW_v2.0, whole genome shotgun sequence genome has a window encoding:
- the LOC119319298 gene encoding dihydrolipoyllysine-residue acetyltransferase component 3 of pyruvate dehydrogenase complex, mitochondrial-like yields the protein MNDFIRQYHNVNINVAVQTEHGLFVPVVRDADKKGLGTIGEEVKQLAQRARDNSLKPQDYEGGTFTVSNLGGPFGIKQFCAIINPPQSAILAIGSAEKRVIPGSADGQYEFGSYMSVTMSCDHRVIDGAIGAEFLKAFKGYIENPTTMLL from the exons ATGAATGATTTTATTCGCCA ATACCACAATGTGAACATAAATGTAGCTGTACAAACTGAGCATGGATTGTTTGTTCCAGTAGTTAGG GATGCAGACAAGAAGGGACTTGGTACAATCGGTGAGGAGGTGAAGCAGTTGGCTCAAAGAGCAAGGGATAACAGCTTAAAACCACAAGATTACGAG GGTGGCACGTTCACAGTATCAAACTTGGGAGGTCCTTTTGGAATTAAACAGTTCTGTGCTATTATAAATCCTCCTCAGTCAGCAATCTTGGCCATTGGTTCTG CTGAGAAGAGGGTGATACCAGGCAGCGCGGATGGTCAGTACGAGTTTGGTTCCTACATGTCAGTAACAATGAGCTGCGATCACAGGGTTATTGATG GTGCAATTGGGGCGGAATTCCTGAAAGCGTTCAAGGGCTACATCGAGAACCCGACCACAATGTTGCTGTAA
- the LOC119314954 gene encoding agamous-like MADS-box protein AGL80 produces MASKKVALRYIRNNSARRNALKKHTKILMKKAGEVAAMPDAKACVVVYGEGMAVPEVFPSHGEAVAILNQFKSMQEAARLKKTMDQESILRECIVQLQEQVQKARREEQDQHTKILLYKALKSGHFPDNIEELTALGSKVDSILKSLSECTTKMSGQPPVDQAQVPYVTNGRGMGPPIMYQAPPQQQEGCLNTMRFERAPTTMIYDGDNTCGYDGNNDVFSRCHMNM; encoded by the coding sequence ATGGCTAGCAAGAAGGTGGCCCTTCGGTACATCCGCAATAACTCGGCGCGGCGCAATGCCTTGAAGAAGCACACTAAGATCCTGATGAAGAAGGCAGGCGAGGTGGCCGCCATGCCCGATGCTAAGGCATGTGTGGTCGTGTATGGCGAGGGCATGGCGGTGCCAGAGGTGTTCCCATCCCATGGCGAGGCAGTGGCTATCCTGAATCAGTTCAAGAGCATGCAAGAGGCGGCACGGCTAAAGAAGACGATGGACCAAGAGAGCATCCTCCGTGAGTGTATCGTACAGCTCCAAGAGCAGGTGCAGAAGGCTAGACGCGAGGAGCAGGACCAGCACACCAAGATTCTCCTGTATAAGGCCTTAAAAAGTGGCCACTTCCCAGACAACATCGAGGAGCTCACAGCCCTGGGCTCGAAGGTGGACTCTATCCTCAAGAGCCTGAGTGAATGCACCACAAAAATGAGTGGGCAGCCACCAGTCGACCAAGCCCAGGTACCATACGTCACCAATGGCAGGGGCATGGGGCCTCCAATTATGTATCAGGCACCACCACAACAACAGGAGGGTTGTCTTAACACTATGAGGTTCGAAAGGGCCCCTACCACCATGATCTACGATGGTGACAATACTTGTGGCTATGACGGCAACAACGATGTCTTCTCTCGTTGCCACATGAATATGTAA